In Carya illinoinensis cultivar Pawnee chromosome 6, C.illinoinensisPawnee_v1, whole genome shotgun sequence, a single genomic region encodes these proteins:
- the LOC122314200 gene encoding uncharacterized protein LOC122314200, with amino-acid sequence MEDVLTELPPPSRFFEEDLNNFTAPSPPLPSPSLIFSNPKHDEPLRPSLLIIAVSSPSIHIFHHLSSKTLIGSVILPEIPFSGSSTEPSIGDKSCNIYTLNVADDSIILVSVQCPIAAERSHIVAKFLIADQIIPERVLILDSIQSRNFRGKLSPDETFVFKLETSSEKREGLGEGNGSSSLLKGIDYFPSGSLVDGLAAALLGRCQMKNIKGTLCLSWPEFGGPVVSLLKSILHKSVLPGLDLSINGGIGDEYSRFSWTKDRPVYSEFYT; translated from the coding sequence ATGGAGGATGTCCTAACAGAGCTTCCCCCGCCTTCAAGGTTCTTTGAGGAAGATCTCAATAACTTTACTGCTCCATCACCGCCTCTTCCATCTCCGTCCCTCATTTTTTCCAATCCTAAACATGATGAACCTCTTCGTCCCTCTCTCCTCATCATTGCCGTATCTTCACCATCTATCCATATTTTCCACCATTTGTCCTCCAAAACCCTAATTGGAAGTGTCATCCTTCCTGAAATCCCTTTCTCTGGAAGCTCTACTGAACCCTCTATTGGAGATAAATCTTGCAATATCTATACCCTCAATGTTGCTGATGATTCAATTATCCTTGTCTCTGTTCAGTGCCCCATTGCTGCAGAGAGATCACACATTGTTGCAAAGTTTTTGATTGCAGATCAAATCATTCCTGAGAGGGTTCTGATATTGGATTCAATTCAGAGTCGAAACTTCCGTGGTAAGCTGTCGCCAGATGAGACATTTGTTTTCAAGCTGGAGACATCATcagaaaaaagagaagggtTAGGTGAGGGTAATGGTAGTTCATCATTGTTAAAGGGTATAGACTATTTTCCATCAGGAAGTCTTGTAGATGGCTTGGCAGCTGCCTTGCTGGGCCGATGCCAGATGAAGAATATCAAGGGAACTCTTTGTCTTTCGTGGCCAGAATTTGGTGGGCCTGTGGTGTCCCTGCTTAAATCAATACTTCACAAGAGTGTGTTGCCTGGCTTGGACTTGAGCATAAATGGTGGCATTGGGGATGAATATTCAAGGTTCAGCTGGACCAAGGACCGTCCTGTTTATTCGGAGTTTTATACCTGA